One Roseimaritima multifibrata DNA window includes the following coding sequences:
- a CDS encoding O-antigen ligase family protein, which produces MSESTLSDRAEIPLQRPLEHHARGALVQRFAEIVVLLLAVFVPIVVVPLGDRFGTSDLMLPAITGILLFSRFRGRVEWSHWLLALFLASAAISLLQITDGRLQMKSSLKWIRLLGICAPFYLGVRMHVDERLLKKVGWGLFWGGLVAILISLAVWWLQIPIRDSQQKLWYRGSGAALRAGGLVGETTHFGHLTATWMTLSASLLVFANRVRQWRWVLAILLGFGLFAIFAASSRSAIINLVGTVIGVWLSFRFHPRSLSNVVIGAFAVLMLLVSSFVVLQIANRSGALPSSSRIGHQIDRFLPSESNSVNRFSSGRLESWERYLRLANKHILLGCGYKNSPSLIPGRVPDNSILSVLLETGTVGLSLMVAFVGSLLLVLFHCGRKGNPYAVLLTGVWCGQAMQALLGDTYTLWLSMPVLYLVTGLVIQYPREDEYT; this is translated from the coding sequence ATGTCTGAATCGACCCTATCGGATCGGGCGGAGATTCCTCTTCAACGTCCCCTCGAACACCATGCTCGCGGCGCGCTGGTTCAGCGTTTTGCTGAAATCGTCGTGCTGCTATTAGCGGTATTCGTTCCAATTGTGGTCGTTCCTTTGGGAGACCGATTTGGGACAAGCGATTTGATGCTTCCGGCGATCACCGGCATCCTACTATTCAGTCGTTTCCGAGGACGAGTGGAATGGAGCCACTGGTTGTTGGCGCTCTTCTTGGCAAGTGCGGCGATCTCTTTGTTGCAGATCACAGACGGCCGGCTGCAAATGAAATCGAGTCTAAAGTGGATTCGATTGCTGGGCATCTGTGCTCCCTTTTACCTCGGGGTCCGGATGCATGTTGACGAACGGCTTTTAAAGAAAGTGGGCTGGGGATTATTTTGGGGCGGCCTGGTGGCAATCCTGATCAGTTTGGCGGTCTGGTGGTTACAGATTCCAATCCGCGATTCGCAACAAAAGCTCTGGTATCGGGGGAGCGGGGCGGCGCTTCGGGCGGGTGGCTTAGTGGGCGAAACGACTCACTTCGGACACCTGACCGCAACTTGGATGACGCTGTCGGCAAGCCTGCTTGTTTTTGCAAATCGAGTGCGACAGTGGCGGTGGGTTTTAGCGATCCTGCTGGGGTTTGGATTGTTCGCCATTTTTGCGGCGTCCAGTCGGTCTGCGATTATCAACTTGGTGGGAACCGTGATCGGCGTGTGGCTTAGTTTTCGCTTCCACCCCCGCAGCCTTTCGAATGTGGTGATCGGAGCGTTTGCCGTTCTGATGCTACTGGTTTCAAGTTTCGTCGTGCTGCAGATCGCAAATCGCTCGGGGGCTTTGCCGTCGTCCTCGCGAATCGGTCATCAAATCGACCGTTTCTTGCCATCCGAATCGAACAGCGTGAACCGCTTTTCCAGTGGCCGCCTGGAATCATGGGAACGCTACCTGCGACTGGCGAACAAACATATTCTGCTGGGCTGCGGCTATAAAAACAGCCCGTCCTTGATCCCTGGCCGAGTCCCCGACAACAGTATCCTTTCGGTGTTATTAGAAACGGGTACCGTTGGCCTAAGCCTAATGGTTGCCTTTGTCGGTTCATTGCTTTTGGTGCTGTTCCACTGCGGACGCAAAGGCAATCCGTATGCGGTGCTGCTAACAGGGGTCTGGTGTGGGCAAGCGATGCAAGCGTTACTGGGGGACACGTATACGTTGTGGCTGTCGATGCCGGTGCTGTATCTGGTGACGGGGCTTGTCATTCAGTACCCCCGTGAGGACGAGTACACCTGA